In Labilibaculum sp. DW002, the genomic window CTGAAATGCTAAAGTTCTGATTAATTGGCATGCGTTTGGTTCTGTTCGCTCCGCCTCGTGTTGTTTCCCCAATAATCACGGCTCGATTTAAATGTTTTAGGTTGTAAGCGAAAGCTTCGGCTGCCGAAAATGTTTTCTCACTTGTCAGGATAAAGAGTTTCATATTGGGTAGTCGTTTGCCATCGATCTCTTTTTCTGTTCTGAACTCTTCGGTCTCTTTATTGAATCGAGAATAGAAGGTATTTAAGAGCACTTCATGTTGTTCAAAGAAATAACTACTCAATAGCTTCACAGTAGACGGCTGGCCTCCCCCATTCTCTCTTAAATCGATAATCAAGGCATTGGTATTGCTAAGAAACGCAAGTGCTGCCTGATAAGTTTCCTTTGCAATGGCTGCATCGGCAAAATACTTAATGTTTAGGTAGCCAATATTCCCTTCGATTACCTTAGCAACTTGCAAACCATAGTTGGAACGCTGCATGCCTTTATGCATTTTATTCGCCTGCTTTACACTATCGGCCGAGCTAAGGATTCTTTTGCTGTTGGCAATTCGTCGGGGTTCAAAATTTAACTTCAAATGCTTGTCTTTGCTAATGGCTTGAAGATCTCGAGTTAATTTCTGCGCAAAAGCTTTCGAATTGGTAATTGCATCGTAATTTCCCGATGCTAAATTGCTTTTAATGGCTGCCGACATCTTCTTTGCCACATCCAAATCGACATATCGTTCTAGCAACTGCTTTTCAACAGTTCCAATAACCTTTACAATTTCTGTTTTCTTTAGTTCTACAGGCTTGTTTTGTGCAATGGAGCTGCTCGAAAGTCCCATCATCAATAGTATCAGTAGTGCTTTTATCTGTGTTTTCATTCTTTCCGGTTTTTGGTTTATCTTTATTTTCCTGTAAACCTAAGGCTCTGTTTCTAGTGCTCCTAAGTTTATACACAAACGTAGCTTAAGGGCATACACACAGTATTTTATTCCACTCAAATGCCACTTGTGCAGAAAAAGGATGTGTTCGTGTAGAAAATTGGCCAGTACATTCAAATTGTTATTAAATGAGCAGTAAATAGCTTTAATTTGACCCTATGATATCATTTCTCAGAAAATACAAAAGCATTGTTTTCGGCTTCCTTGCTAGTGCCTTACTAGTCTTTTTACTCGACACTTTTGATGCGATCCTGATCGATAAAACTGAAATCTTGGCAAATGCGATGGCCTTTGGTCTTTTGTGTTCGCTTATCAGCATCCTGATTTACAAAGCGCCTTATATTATTGCGAACAAAGCCTTTGTATTGAAAGTATTTGGCTTGTTTGTTTTATTTGTGGCGATTCTCATGATTGATAATTACATGAGCATTGAGGACAATCCGGTAACGATCGTTCTGATTGTTGTTTTGGGAGCACTAAGCTTGCTGATGCTAGCGCCAAAGATTCTTTTCAAGTACAAATATGCCCTTCTTGTGTTCTACGGCTTGGTACTTGCTTATTTCATTTACCTGAGGGTTTTTACCGATGATAGTTCGCTCTATTTTCAGCAACAGAAAGAAATTTTTATTCTTTTACTCTCTCCCTTCTTTATCATTATTTATTTGTGGACTTATCAGCAATGGAAAGGAATGGAGCAGCTTAAAAATGAAAAAGGGAAAGCCGAATTAGAGTTGTTGAAAAATCAGGTTAACCCACATTTTCTTTTTAATACCCTGAACAACCTTTATGGCCTAACGGTAGAGAAAGCCGAAGAAGCGCCCGAAGTTGTGTTGAAACTATCGGATATGTTGCGCTATACCATTTACAAGGGCAAAGAAGATCGTGTAGCCTTGAAGGATGAGGTGAGTTATCTGGAAAATTACATTTCCCTGCACAAAATCAGGTACCAAAAACAAGTGGATATTCGTTTTGATAAGGAAATCGCGACAGATCTGAAAATTGCTCCCCTTCTTTTTATCATTCTGCTAGAAAATGCCTTTAAGCATGGGGTTGAGAGTTTAACCAATGAGGCCTATGTTCATATTGATTTGAAAAGTACAAAGGACAGCCTTATCTTTCAGATTGAGAACAACTATGAGCAAACAAAAAAGGCAGCCACAATTGGCATTGGATTGGACAATTTGAAGAAACGCTTGCAATTGATCTATCCAAACCAACACCAACTAAGCATTGAAAAAGGGAAAACCAATTTCAAAATTAGATTAGAACTACAAAAGCTATGATTAGATATGTTATTATAGATGATGAGCCCATTGCGCATCGGATAATCGAAAAATATTGTGCCGATTTGCCGCATTTGGAGAAGAAGGGTAATTGCTACAATGCTTTTGAAGCCATGCAGCTTTTAAACGAACAGGATGTTGATCTTTTGTTTCTCGATTTGAACATGCCCAAACTTTCAGGCTTCGATTTTTTAAGAACACTATCTAATCCG contains:
- a CDS encoding S41 family peptidase, producing MKTQIKALLILLMMGLSSSSIAQNKPVELKKTEIVKVIGTVEKQLLERYVDLDVAKKMSAAIKSNLASGNYDAITNSKAFAQKLTRDLQAISKDKHLKLNFEPRRIANSKRILSSADSVKQANKMHKGMQRSNYGLQVAKVIEGNIGYLNIKYFADAAIAKETYQAALAFLSNTNALIIDLRENGGGQPSTVKLLSSYFFEQHEVLLNTFYSRFNKETEEFRTEKEIDGKRLPNMKLFILTSEKTFSAAEAFAYNLKHLNRAVIIGETTRGGANRTKRMPINQNFSISVPYIQAIHPVSKSNWEGVGVIPNIETTSKEAFALAYVEAINQTMGNHPAKNTILNRAGYSFLNSNAFSDAIGILKANAELHPTDANAWDSLGEAYLKTGDKENALQFYKKALAIDPTLPSALEVVNKLETKNQ
- a CDS encoding sensor histidine kinase, which translates into the protein MISFLRKYKSIVFGFLASALLVFLLDTFDAILIDKTEILANAMAFGLLCSLISILIYKAPYIIANKAFVLKVFGLFVLFVAILMIDNYMSIEDNPVTIVLIVVLGALSLLMLAPKILFKYKYALLVFYGLVLAYFIYLRVFTDDSSLYFQQQKEIFILLLSPFFIIIYLWTYQQWKGMEQLKNEKGKAELELLKNQVNPHFLFNTLNNLYGLTVEKAEEAPEVVLKLSDMLRYTIYKGKEDRVALKDEVSYLENYISLHKIRYQKQVDIRFDKEIATDLKIAPLLFIILLENAFKHGVESLTNEAYVHIDLKSTKDSLIFQIENNYEQTKKAATIGIGLDNLKKRLQLIYPNQHQLSIEKGKTNFKIRLELQKL